The following nucleotide sequence is from Allocatelliglobosispora scoriae.
GAGGTAGTGGCCGACGACCACTTTGCCCTGCTCCTGGATGGCGCCGGTGAGGGTGACGGTGATCCCGATCAGCGCGGCGACCCCACCGCCCAGGCAGAGGACCAGGGCGACGGCACCGGCGCCGAGCCCCCACCAGAGCCGGGTGGACCTGCCCTCGGTCGGTGCGACGGCGAAGGGCGGCTGCGCGCCGGGGCCCGCCGGGACGGGCACGCGTGGGGTCTCGCTCATGACGTCGATCTAATCAGACATCCGCACGATCGCTGCCCCGCGTGGTGACCTCTCCGCCGGGCAGCGCGGAGGCGAGTCTCTCGTAGGCGCACGGCTCGAAGAGCGACTCGGCGAGCAGCGGCGTCGCGGTGATCTTCACATCGAACCCGCCCAGCGCCCGCCGATAGGCCCCGACGGACTCCCACTCGGTCAGCAGACACCACGACGAGGGCTCGTCCAGCGAGCGGGTGAGCTCGCCCCGCAGATACCCCGGCCGAGCCGCCAACGCGGCAAGCGCCGCGTGCGCGCGCTCCACAAACGCGCTCTCGCCGCCGTCGATCACAAACCGATTCATCACCAGCATGCTCCTATCCTCTCCTGCCCCCACTAATTCGCGTTGATCAAGGGAAGACTCGCCATCCCGGGTGCCCGATTTGCGGCGAGTCTTCCCTTGATCAACGCGAATTGGGGTCGCAACGGTTTTGACAATCATTCTCATTTACGGTTGAGTACAACTCATGCGACGCCTCCTCGCCTGCCTTACCGCCGCGTTGACGCTCAGTCTGGTCAGCGCCTGCGGGACCTCCGGCACACCCGCAGATTCCGACAAGGTCGCCATAACGGCTGCGTTCTACCCGCTCGCCTTCATCTCCGAGCGGATCGGCGGTGACGCCGTGAGCGTGACCACACTGGCTCAGCCCGGCGCCGAGCCGCACGACCTGGAGCTGACCCCCCGCCAGCTCGCCGATGTGCACGACGCCAAGCTCGTCGTCTACCTCGACGGGTTCCAGCCCGCGGTCGACACCGCGGTCAAGGCCGAGGCCGCCGACCACTCCCTCGACGTGGGCGCCCTGGTGCCCCGGCTGCAGGGCACCGACGAGGACGGGCACCCGGCGAAGGACCCGCACCTGTGGCTCGACCCGACCCGGCTCGCCACGATCGGCGACGCGCTCGCCCGGCGGCTCGGCGAGGTCGACCCGGCGCACGCCGCCGACTACACCACGCGGGCCGCGAAGCTGCACGCCGACCTCGCGGAGCTCGACATGGAGTATGCGACGGGGCTGAGCAAGTGCCAGCGCCAGGCGATCGTCACCGGGCATGAGGCCTTCGGCTACCTCGCCGACCGCTACAACCTCAAGCAGATCGGCCTCGCCGGGCTCGACCCCGAGATCGAGCCGACCCCGCAGCGCCTCGCCGAGGTCGCGGCCGCCGCCAGGTCCACCGGCGCCACCACGATCTTCTTCGAGACGCTGGTCAGCCCCAAGATCGCCGAGACGATCGCGAAGGAGGTCGGCGCCAAGACCGCCGTGCTCGATCCGATCGAAGGGCTCGAGCAGGGTTCCAGCGGGGATTACATTTCGATCATGCGGAGCAACCTCACCACCCTGCGCGAAGCGCTGGGGTGCTCGTGAGCGAGCCGGTCCTGAGCATTTCGCACGGGGTGGTCGCCTACAACGAGCGCCCAGTGCTCCGGGGCGTCGATGTCACGGTCTCGGCGGGCGAGGTCGTCGCGGTGCTCGGCGCCAACGGGTCCGGCAAGTCCACGCTGATCAGGGCGGCGCTGGGGCTCGTGCCGCTCGCGTCGGGCGAGGTACGCCTCTTCGACACACCACAGAAGCGGTTCCGGCAGTGGGCCCGGGTGGGATACGTCCCGCAGCGGTTGGGGGCCGGGGGCGGCGTACCGGCGACGGTTGGTGAAGTCGTCGCGGCGGGCCGGCTCGCGCGCCGCGGCCTGAGGTGGCAGAGCGCTCGCGACCGGGCCGCCATCGCCGCCGCGATCGAGGCGGTCGGGCTCACCGACCGCACCCGCGACCCCGTCGCCGACCTCTCCGGCGGCCAGCAGC
It contains:
- a CDS encoding antibiotic biosynthesis monooxygenase family protein, with protein sequence MLVMNRFVIDGGESAFVERAHAALAALAARPGYLRGELTRSLDEPSSWCLLTEWESVGAYRRALGGFDVKITATPLLAESLFEPCAYERLASALPGGEVTTRGSDRADV
- a CDS encoding metal ABC transporter substrate-binding protein, whose translation is MRRLLACLTAALTLSLVSACGTSGTPADSDKVAITAAFYPLAFISERIGGDAVSVTTLAQPGAEPHDLELTPRQLADVHDAKLVVYLDGFQPAVDTAVKAEAADHSLDVGALVPRLQGTDEDGHPAKDPHLWLDPTRLATIGDALARRLGEVDPAHAADYTTRAAKLHADLAELDMEYATGLSKCQRQAIVTGHEAFGYLADRYNLKQIGLAGLDPEIEPTPQRLAEVAAAARSTGATTIFFETLVSPKIAETIAKEVGAKTAVLDPIEGLEQGSSGDYISIMRSNLTTLREALGCS
- a CDS encoding metal ABC transporter ATP-binding protein translates to MSEPVLSISHGVVAYNERPVLRGVDVTVSAGEVVAVLGANGSGKSTLIRAALGLVPLASGEVRLFDTPQKRFRQWARVGYVPQRLGAGGGVPATVGEVVAAGRLARRGLRWQSARDRAAIAAAIEAVGLTDRTRDPVADLSGGQQQRTLIARALAGEPELLILDEPTAGVDAASQVAFAGALRDFVADGWHPGGARPEGTLGTVILVAHELGPLRPLITRALVVHDGGIAHDGAVPEPTADHAHPDHDHVHPHAPQTPANIWGDR